The following coding sequences lie in one Panicum virgatum strain AP13 chromosome 6N, P.virgatum_v5, whole genome shotgun sequence genomic window:
- the LOC120678439 gene encoding uncharacterized protein LOC120678439: MQCMAPAAAPPAPPLLPRRAAVPGYAARARAAPLVAVRAQPDTAAAASTSAPDPPPEFKPPQGFEAPEPKRFAVKEGQQGSVLGASLAIPLRLGTGVFVLGYSPSLVSPSEIPSDQYALEFGAWKVKEESKIGQCKRPEKPIEIYEFEGCPFCRKVREMVSVLDLDVLFYPCPQKGPTFRPKVLEMGGKKQFPYMVDPNTGVAMYESDDIIKYLADTYGDGTIPIMLSLGLLTAITAGLATLGRIGKGNSYTASKVPPQPIEIWAYEGSPFCRLVRETLVELELPHLLHSCARGSPKRQEFFKKMGTFQAPYIEDPNTGVKMFESAEIINYLKATYALYPSS, translated from the exons ATGCAGTGCATGGCTCCGGCTGCcgctcctcccgcgccgcccctcctcccgcgccgcgccgccgtcccgggTTACGCCGCGCGCGCCAGGGCCGCCCCCCTCGTCGCCGTCAGGGCCCAGCcggacaccgccgccgccgcctccacctcagcgcccgacccgccgccggagTTCAAGCCGCCGCAGGGGTTCGAGGCGCCCGAGCCCAAGAGGTTCGCGGTCAAGGAGGGGCAGCAGGGCAGCGTCCTCGGCGCCTCGCTCGCCATCCCCCTCCGCCTCGGCACCGGCGTCTTCGTCCTGGG GTACTCGCCGTCACTTGTTTCTCCGTCAGAGATACCATCAGACCAGTACGCTCTCGAATTCGGAG CTTGGAAGGTGAAGGAGGAATCAAAGATAGGACAGTGCAAACGGCCAGAAAAGCCTATTGAGATTTATGAATTCGAAGG TTGTCCGTTTTGTCGAAAG GTCAGGGAGATGGTGTCCGTGTTGGACCTAGATGTATTGTTTTACCCGTGTCCTCAAAAAGGCCCAACATTCCGTCCTAAAGTCCTTGAAATGGGTGGAAAGAAACAATTTCCTTACATG GTGGATCCAAACACAGGGGTCGCCATGTATGAATCAGATGACATCATAAAATACCTGGCTGACACATATG GTGATGGAACCATTCCAATCATGCTGTCGCTTGGTCTGTTGACA GCAATCACGGCAGGGCTTGCTACACTTGGTCGTATTGGAAAG GGAAATTCATATACTGCTTCAAAAGTTCCACCCCAGCCGATAGAGATATGGGCATATGAG GGATCACCCTTCTGCAGATTAGTACGAGAGACCCTCGTTGAGTTGGAGTTGCCACATTTGCTACACAG CTGCGCGCGTGGCAGCCCCAAGCGCCAGGAATTTTTCAAGAAAatgggaactttccag GCGCCTTACATTGAAGATCCAAACACCGGAGTCAAGATGTTCGAGAGCGCTGAAATCATAAACTACCTGAAGGCAACATATGCCCTTTACCCAAGCTCATAG
- the LOC120678915 gene encoding 60S ribosomal protein L10a has product MSKLQSEVLKDAISQIVGDAKEKNRKFTETVELQIGLKNYDPQKDKRFSGSVKLPHIPRPKMKVCMLGDAQHVEEAEKIGLDYMDVEALKKMNKNKKLVKKLAKKYHAFLASEAIIKQIPRLLGPGLNKAGKFPTLVTHQESLESKVNETKATVKFQLKKVLCMGVAVGNLSMEEKQIQQNIQMSVNFLVSLLKKNWQNVRCLYIKSTMGKPYRVF; this is encoded by the exons ATGAG TAAGTTGCAATCCGAGGTTCTCAAGGATGCCATCTCCCAGATTGTTGGGGATGCCAAAGAGAAGAATAGGAAGTTCACCGAGACCGTTGAGCTTCAGATTGGTCTGAAGAACTATGACCCGCAGAAGGACAAGCGTTTCAGCGGCTCTGTTAAGCTCCCTCACATCCCCCGCCCAAAGATGAAGGTGTGCATGCTTGGTGATGCCCAGCACGTTGAGGAG GCTGAGAAGATTGGACTTGACTACATGGATGTCGAGGCGCTcaagaagatgaacaagaacaagaagcttgtcAAGAAGCTTGCCAAGAAGTACCATGCTTTCTTAGCATCAGAGGCCATCATCAAGCAGATTCCCCGTCTCCTTGGTCCTGGTCTCAACAAGGCAG GCAAGTTCCCTACACTGGTTACCCACCAGGAGTCTCTTGAATCCAAAGTGAACGAGACAAAAGCTACAGTCAAGTTCCAGTTGAAGAAAGTTCTTTGCATGGGTGTTGCTGTGGGTAACCTGTCCATGGAGGAGAAGCAGATCCAGCAGAACATCCAGATGAGCGTCAACTTCCTTGTGTCCCTTCTGAAGAAAAACTGGCAGAAT GTGAGATGCCTGTACATCAAGAGCACCATGGGGAAGCCATACAGGGTGTTCTAA
- the LOC120679052 gene encoding probable uridine nucleosidase 1 isoform X2, which translates to MGQDGHQIRRHKLIIDTDPGIDDSMAILMAFREPSVEIIGLTTIFGNVSTEGATRNALLLCERAGHSEVPVAEGSPEPLKGGKPRIADFVHGSDGIGDLFLPEPTTKKVEESAAEFLVNKVSEFPGEVSVLALGPLTNVALAVKRDPSFASKVKKIVVLGGAFFAAGNVNPAAEANIHGDPEAADIVFTSGADIVVVGINITTQVCFTDEDLLELRNSKAKHAQFLSDMCKFYRDWHAKSDGFHGGIQRIHGQAINRFQSHGLWMCRRLSAL; encoded by the exons ATGGGGCAGGACGGCCACCAGATCCGCCGCCACAAGCTCATCATCGACACGGATCCCGGCATCG ATGATAGCATGGCAATCCTAATGGCGTTCAGAGAACCAAGCGTGGAAATCATTGGGTTGACGACCATATTTGGCAACGTCAGCACGGAGGGTGCAACACGTAATGCGCTGTTGCTG TGTGAGAGAGCAGGGCATTCTGAAGTTCCAGTAGCAGAGGGAAGCCCTGAGCCCCTAAAG GGAGGAAAACCCCGTATTGCTGATTTTGTTCATGGGTCAGATGGCATTGGGGATCTGTTTCTTCCTGAACCCACTACTAAGAAGGTTGAGGAAAGTGCTGCTGAGTTCTTGGTCAATAAGGTCTCTGAGTTTCCTGGAGAGGTCTCTGTACTCGCTTTGGGGCCCCTGACAAATGTAGCATTG GCTGTCAAAAGAGACCCTTCCTTTGCAAGCAAGGTGAAGAAAATAGTTGTACtgggtggagctttctttgCGGCAGGAAATGTCAACCCTGCAGCCGAAGCAAAT ATCCATGGAGATCCAGAAGCAGCTGATATAGTTTTTACCTCAGGAGCAGATATTGTTGTGGTTGGCATTAACATAACGACTCAAGTCTGCTTTACAG ATGAGGATCTCTTGGAGCTAAGAAACTCGAAAGCGAAGCATGCACAGTTCTTGTCCGATATGTGCAAGTTCTACAGGGATTGGCATGCCAAGTCTGATGGTTTCCACG GTGGAATTCAGAGAATCCATGGTCAGGCTATAAACCGATTTCAGTCGCATGGACTGTGGATGTGCCGAAGGTTATCAGCTTTATAA
- the LOC120678444 gene encoding uncharacterized protein LOC120678444, whose protein sequence is MTKPRQHTTEKKPRTPATRFGLRTRSPLTTVLPGAAMGSASSPPSRRRWSWGSALAGAATTAAATALVLCRPRDPRFELISISLSTFHFRPPAALDIGLTLTVHATNPNVVPVRYGPSTVSILYGGAHLGTARLDAGGQPATSCRLLHLPARLDGVELAHRAGSIIADVARRHMELEATVEIAGEAAVLLWSRPFSVRIDSHITVDPVFLEVVEQENSSEMQLQLA, encoded by the coding sequence ATGACCAAGCCTCGCCAACACACTACGGAGAAGAAACCCAGGACGCCGGCAACCCGATTCGGTCTACGAACCAGATCACCCCTCACCACAGTTCTCCCAGGGGCGGCCATGGGCAGCGCGTCGTCCCCGCCGtcgaggcggcggtggagctggggctcggcgctcgccggcgcggcgacgactgccgccgccacggcgctgGTGCTGTGCCGGCCGCGGGACCCCCGCTTCGAGCTCATCTCCATCAGCCTGTCCACCTTCCACTTCCgtccgccggcggcgctggacaTCGGCCTCACCCTCACGGTGCACGCCACCAACCCCAACGTCGTGCCCGTGCGCTACGGGCCCTCCACCGTGTCCATCCTCTACGGCGGCGCGCACCTCGGCACGGCGCGCCTCGACGCCGGCGGGCAGCCCGCCACCTCCTGCCGCCTGCTCCACCTCCCGGCGCGCCTCGACGGCGTCGAGCTCGCGCACCGCGCGGGCTCCATCATCGCCGACGTCGCGCGCCGCCACATGGAGCTGGAGGCCACCGTCGAgatcgccggcgaggcggccgtGCTCCTCTGGTCCCGGCCCTTCTCCGTCCGCATCGACAGCCACATCACCGTCGACCCCGTCTTCCTGGAGGTGGTGGAGCAGGAGAACAGCTCGGAGATGCAGCTCCAACTCGCCTGA
- the LOC120678440 gene encoding calcium-binding protein CBP-like isoform X2 translates to MADYNRYGHSYAGGYSSHAPPPTAPPAPAPTTSAPPPPSYGYGGYPSAYPPPPPQTAGGFGFGYGSVPVAFPPGTHPDIERAFRAADRDCSGAIDEHELQGALSTAYHRFSIRTVRLLMFLFNDPASSSPSRMGPAQFVSLWNCLGQWRGIFDRYDRDRSGKIDSRELTEALRSLGYAVPPSVIELLIANYNNGVPRNGALDFDNFVEV, encoded by the exons ATGGCCGACTACAACCGCTACGGCCACAGCTACGCCGGCGGGTACAgcagccacgcgccgccgccgacggcgccgcccgcgcccgcgcccaccacctccgcgccgccgcccccctcaTACGGCTACGGCGGTTACCCGTCAGcctacccgccgccgccccctcagACGGCGGGGGGATTCGGTTTCGGCTACGGCTCCGTCCCCGTCGCCTTCCCACCGGGGACGCACCCGGACATCGAGCGTGCCTTCCGCGCCGCCGACCGGGACTGCAGCGGCGCCATCGACGAGCACGAGCTGCAGGGCGCGCTCTCCACCGCCTACCACCGCTTCAGCATCCGCACCGTCCGCCTGCTCATGTTCCTCTTTAACgacccggcctcctcctccccgtcaCGGATGG GGCCAGCACAATTTGTATCCCTCTGGAATTGCCTTGGGCAATGGCGG GGTATTTTTGATAGATACGATAGGGATCGGAGTGGAAAAATTGACTCCCGTGAGTTGACGGAAGCTCTTCGCAGCCTTGGATATGCCGTTCCACCTTCTGTTATAGAGCTTCTTATAGCGAACTACAACAATGGTGTGCCTCGCAATGGTGCACTAGACTTTGACAACTTTGTGGA GGTTTAA
- the LOC120679052 gene encoding probable uridine nucleosidase 1 isoform X1, translated as MGQDGHQIRRHKLIIDTDPGIDDSMAILMAFREPSVEIIGLTTIFGNVSTEGATRNALLLCERAGHSEVPVAEGSPEPLKGGKPRIADFVHGSDGIGDLFLPEPTTKKVEESAAEFLVNKVSEFPGEVSVLALGPLTNVALAVKRDPSFASKVKKIVVLGGAFFAAGNVNPAAEANIHGDPEAADIVFTSGADIVVVGINITTQVCFTDEDLLELRNSKAKHAQFLSDMCKFYRDWHAKSDGFHGIFLHDPVSFMALVHPEYFTFKKGVVRVETQGICTGHTLMDQGLKKWNSENPWSGYKPISVAWTVDVPKVISFIKKLLMAP; from the exons ATGGGGCAGGACGGCCACCAGATCCGCCGCCACAAGCTCATCATCGACACGGATCCCGGCATCG ATGATAGCATGGCAATCCTAATGGCGTTCAGAGAACCAAGCGTGGAAATCATTGGGTTGACGACCATATTTGGCAACGTCAGCACGGAGGGTGCAACACGTAATGCGCTGTTGCTG TGTGAGAGAGCAGGGCATTCTGAAGTTCCAGTAGCAGAGGGAAGCCCTGAGCCCCTAAAG GGAGGAAAACCCCGTATTGCTGATTTTGTTCATGGGTCAGATGGCATTGGGGATCTGTTTCTTCCTGAACCCACTACTAAGAAGGTTGAGGAAAGTGCTGCTGAGTTCTTGGTCAATAAGGTCTCTGAGTTTCCTGGAGAGGTCTCTGTACTCGCTTTGGGGCCCCTGACAAATGTAGCATTG GCTGTCAAAAGAGACCCTTCCTTTGCAAGCAAGGTGAAGAAAATAGTTGTACtgggtggagctttctttgCGGCAGGAAATGTCAACCCTGCAGCCGAAGCAAAT ATCCATGGAGATCCAGAAGCAGCTGATATAGTTTTTACCTCAGGAGCAGATATTGTTGTGGTTGGCATTAACATAACGACTCAAGTCTGCTTTACAG ATGAGGATCTCTTGGAGCTAAGAAACTCGAAAGCGAAGCATGCACAGTTCTTGTCCGATATGTGCAAGTTCTACAGGGATTGGCATGCCAAGTCTGATGGTTTCCACG GAATTTTCCTTCATGATCCTGTGAGCTTTATGGCTCTAGTTCATCCTGAGTACTTCACGTTCAAGAAGGGTGTGGTGAGAGTGGAGACCCAGGGCATTTGCACTGGTCACACTTTGATGGATCAGGGATTGAAAAA GTGGAATTCAGAGAATCCATGGTCAGGCTATAAACCGATTTCAGTCGCATGGACTGTGGATGTGCCGAAGGTTATCAGCTTTATAAAGAAGCTGCTCATGGCACCATGA
- the LOC120678440 gene encoding calcium-binding protein CBP-like isoform X1 gives MADYNRYGHSYAGGYSSHAPPPTAPPAPAPTTSAPPPPSYGYGGYPSAYPPPPPQTAGGFGFGYGSVPVAFPPGTHPDIERAFRAADRDCSGAIDEHELQGALSTAYHRFSIRTVRLLMFLFNDPASSSPSRMGPAQFVSLWNCLGQWRGIFDRYDRDRSGKIDSRELTEALRSLGYAVPPSVIELLIANYNNGVPRNGALDFDNFVECGMIVKGLTEKFKEKDTRYTGSATLTYDGFLSMVIPFIVP, from the exons ATGGCCGACTACAACCGCTACGGCCACAGCTACGCCGGCGGGTACAgcagccacgcgccgccgccgacggcgccgcccgcgcccgcgcccaccacctccgcgccgccgcccccctcaTACGGCTACGGCGGTTACCCGTCAGcctacccgccgccgccccctcagACGGCGGGGGGATTCGGTTTCGGCTACGGCTCCGTCCCCGTCGCCTTCCCACCGGGGACGCACCCGGACATCGAGCGTGCCTTCCGCGCCGCCGACCGGGACTGCAGCGGCGCCATCGACGAGCACGAGCTGCAGGGCGCGCTCTCCACCGCCTACCACCGCTTCAGCATCCGCACCGTCCGCCTGCTCATGTTCCTCTTTAACgacccggcctcctcctccccgtcaCGGATGG GGCCAGCACAATTTGTATCCCTCTGGAATTGCCTTGGGCAATGGCGG GGTATTTTTGATAGATACGATAGGGATCGGAGTGGAAAAATTGACTCCCGTGAGTTGACGGAAGCTCTTCGCAGCCTTGGATATGCCGTTCCACCTTCTGTTATAGAGCTTCTTATAGCGAACTACAACAATGGTGTGCCTCGCAATGGTGCACTAGACTTTGACAACTTTGTGGA ATGTGGTATGATTGTCAAG GGTTTAACCGAGAAATTCAAGGAGAAGGATACCCGATACACCGGCTCAGCAACTCTTACATACGATGGATTCTTGTCAATGGTCATCCCATTCATAGTCCCGTAG
- the LOC120678916 gene encoding uncharacterized protein LOC120678916, whose protein sequence is MNVTTSQLATYDLAKEAILARRGTGADGLATNVAASFTAGLVAATAARSCLPVCCALPACVLPACSLFACRCLPPPLCSRCLSLPLQPGARVAAPCPYALRAGGSAGPRLRPGARVARIRCTAASAVASVRQQGAAT, encoded by the coding sequence ATGAACGTCACGACATCTCAGCTAGCCACCTACGACCTGGCCAAGGAGGCCATCCTCGCGCGCCGGGGCACAGGCGCCGACGGCCTCGCCACGAACGTCGCCGCCAGCTTCACTGCGGGCCTCGTCGCCGCCACTGCTGCGCGCAGCTGCTTGCCTGTGTGCTGCGCGCTGCCAGCCTGCGTGCTGCCTGCTTGCTCGCTGTTTGCCTGCCGCTGCCTGCCCCCGCCGCTGTGCAGCCGCTGCCTGTCGCTGCCCCTGCAGCCCGGCGCTCGAGTGGCCGCGCCCTGCCCCTACGCCCTACGCGCGGGTGGTTCGGCGGGGCCACGCCTGCGGCCCGGCGCGCGGGTTGCCCGGATCCGGTGCACAGCGGCGTCGGCGGTGGCCAGTGTTCGGCAGCAGGGCGCGGCCACCTGA